In one window of Patescibacteria group bacterium DNA:
- the dnaJ gene encoding molecular chaperone DnaJ, which translates to MNKNYYKILGVDQKATQSDIRKAYHKLAHKFHPDKGGDEKKFKEVNEAYQILSDQEKRAQYDKFGRVFEKGAQPGFDFQWSWGGANSGFDFNVEDLSDLVEEMFGFGGQKRKKDLRKGSNIKIDLAVDLADTLRGIEKNIVILKQINCSRCKGVGAEPETKVVECFSCRGTGHVQEVKKTFLASFTRYITCPECRGEGYRPEKPCNVCKGEGRMKGKDEIAIFVPAGVDTNQLIRVEGKGNAGRKNGKPGDLYIRVLVRDHSRFKRQGDDLHVLVPIMFSQAVLGDKIDIVTLEGDTIELKIPAGTESGKVFRLSKKGIPHFSGHGRGSLYVKLNIQTPKKLTKEQKDLLRKLRVEKI; encoded by the coding sequence ATGAACAAAAATTATTACAAAATTTTAGGTGTTGATCAAAAAGCAACACAATCTGACATTAGAAAAGCTTATCATAAGCTAGCTCATAAATTCCATCCTGATAAAGGCGGTGATGAGAAAAAGTTTAAAGAGGTAAATGAGGCTTACCAGATTTTATCTGATCAGGAGAAAAGAGCTCAATATGATAAGTTTGGCAGGGTTTTTGAAAAAGGAGCTCAGCCAGGATTTGATTTTCAATGGAGCTGGGGCGGCGCTAACTCTGGCTTTGACTTTAATGTCGAAGATTTAAGTGATTTGGTTGAAGAAATGTTTGGTTTTGGCGGACAAAAAAGAAAAAAGGACTTAAGAAAAGGCAGTAATATTAAAATTGATCTTGCAGTTGATTTAGCTGATACTTTAAGAGGAATTGAAAAAAACATTGTGATTTTAAAGCAAATCAATTGTTCCCGCTGCAAAGGAGTTGGAGCTGAACCGGAAACAAAAGTTGTTGAATGTTTTTCCTGTCGCGGTACTGGCCATGTTCAGGAAGTTAAGAAAACATTTCTAGCCTCATTTACAAGATACATTACTTGTCCAGAATGCAGAGGTGAGGGTTACAGGCCTGAAAAACCTTGTAATGTCTGCAAAGGTGAAGGAAGAATGAAGGGTAAAGATGAAATTGCAATATTTGTTCCAGCAGGTGTTGATACGAACCAGCTTATTAGAGTTGAAGGCAAAGGAAATGCAGGGAGAAAGAATGGAAAACCAGGTGATTTATATATTAGGGTGCTGGTTAGAGACCATTCTCGGTTTAAACGCCAAGGTGATGACCTGCATGTTTTAGTGCCAATTATGTTTTCTCAAGCAGTGTTAGGAGATAAAATTGATATTGTGACGCTTGAAGGCGATACAATTGAGTTAAAAATTCCAGCTGGAACTGAATCTGGAAAAGTTTTTAGACTTTCTAAAAAAGGAATACCCCATTTTTCTGGCCATGGAAGAGGCAGTTTATACGTTAAGTTAAATATTCAAACTCCAAAAAAACTTACTAAAGAGCAAAAAGATCTTTTGAGAAAATTGCGTGTTGAAAAAATATAA